A stretch of the Hyperolius riggenbachi isolate aHypRig1 chromosome 11, aHypRig1.pri, whole genome shotgun sequence genome encodes the following:
- the SPMIP8 gene encoding sperm microtubule inner protein 8 has translation MALSHSSQRHWSAGGSPAYKLAGVKHTLYHPQLPTLRRMEMDSMAHKLSEEHSRNSTPCVPETFHQARFTTYGTAGHRLPSLDITDTGRQVTEHCRSGSMGQIPGVTREGCPSLTEAAVDWSRCVSSCGEFQLRDLKKHVLGYSGYAVRHLSPSVTSSWKYCLHQTPSLDQTGQRPLPVESLNTFRTFGSSYSRNTYMRPWH, from the exons ATGGCGCTGTCACACAGCAGTCAGCGGCACTGGTCAGCCGGGGGATCACCTGCGTACAAGCTGGCGGGAGTGAAGCATACCCTGTACCACCCGCAGCTGCCCACCTTACGCAGGATGGAAATGGACAGTATGGCACACAAGCTGAGCGAGGAGCACTCCAGGAACAGCACCCCCTGTGTGCCGG AAACCTTTCATCAAGCCAGATTCACAACCTACGGCACAGCGGGACATCGGCTGCCATCACTG GACATCACCGACACCGGCAGGCAGGTCACTGAGCACTGCAGATCGGGGTCCATGGGGCAGATCCCTGGGGTGACACGAGAGGGTTGTCCGAGCCTGACTGAAGCCGCGGTGGACTGGTCGCGGTGCGTCTCGTCCTGTGGCGAGTTCCAGCTGAGAGACCTGAAGAAACACG TTTTAGGGTACAGTGGATACGCCGTGCGCCACCTGTCCCCCAGCGTGACGAGTTCCTGGAAG TATTGTCTGCACCAGACGCCATCACTAGACCAGACAGGACAACGCCCACTTCCTGTGGAATCACT AAACACCTTCCGGACATTCGGTTCTTCATACAG CCGGAACACTTACATGCGTCCCTGGCACTGA